A window of Adhaeribacter arboris genomic DNA:
GTCCTTATCGCCTTATCGGGTGGATTTACGTGGCGGTAATAGCAATTTTTTTACTTTTACACGGTAAAAGTTACTATGCTTTGGGCTTATATCCGGTACTACTTGCCTTTGGCGGAGTTACCTGGGAACATTTACTAAATAAAAAGCATCAGTTTTATCTAAGGCCGATTTTGTTGGTATTATCCCTGGCAGTAATGGCTCCTTTAGTGCCGTTACTTCTGCCGGTTTTATCCCCGGAAGCTACGTCGCAATATTGCCAAAAGTTTAAGGCTACCGGGGTTTTACGTTGGGAAGATGGTCAAGACCACTTACTGCCTCAGGATTATGCCGATATGTTAGGCTGGGCAGAAATGGCCGGCTTAGTGCGCCAGGCTTATGCAACACTTTCGGATAAGGAACGGACCGAGGCTATTATTTGGTGCGATAATTACGGCGAAGCCGGGGCCGTAAACTTTTATAATGCAGCTTATAACTTGCCGCGGGCCCACAGCACCAATGCCAGTTATGCGCTTTGGTGTCCGGCGGTAGTTGATTCTAACGTTGTGATATTAGTCAGTGAGGAAGCCCCTACGGACTTACTGCCGCATTTTCAATCGGCTCAAATCATCGGCCAACTAAAGAACCCGCTTATTCGCGAAAATGGCGCTCATGTGAGTATTTTACGTAAGCCGGATGCCTTTATCCTGCAACGTTTAAACGCCGAAATAGCCGCTGAACGACGAAAATTTGAAATAGAATAATTTTAGTTTAGAAGATTACTGTTGTGTTGTTACCTGATTTTATTAATTCGAATACGGCTATCTTAAATAGCGGCTAAAGCTGCATCTAATTCCTGAATCAAATCCTGGGCTTCTTCTATCCCCACCGATAAACGAATAAGACCAAGAGTAATGCCTAGCTTTTCCTGTTGCTCCGGACTAAACGAGCGGTGTGATGTTTTAAGGGGATGTGAAATAGACGTAGTTACGCCAGCAAGCGAAGGTGCAAACGGAATATGAGGCAATGCCCGCATAAAAGCATTTACTTTCTCCATCTCATCGCTTATCTGAAAAGACAGCATCCCCCCGAATAAACCATTACCTTGCTGCCGTGCCAGCTCATTTTGCGGATGATTTTCGAGACCAGGATAATAGACGCGCCGAACCTTTGGGTGCTGATTTAAAAATTGGGCAATTTCTAAGGCATTGGCGCTGTGTTGCTTGATGCGTAAGCGTAAAGTTTTTAAACCTCGGGCCGCTAACCAAGAATCAAACGGACTAAGGTTTAAGCCGTAATACATCACAATTTGACGGATTCGTTTCGCGGTTTCTTCGCCTTTGGCAACTATTACGCCGGCTGTTACATCGCTGTGGCCCGCTAAGTACTTCGTAACGCTGTGCATCACCAAATCGGCTCCTAGCTCCAATGGACGAGTTATAACCGGCGAGGCAAACGTATTATCCATAATTAACTTTAACTGAAATTCCCGGCAAAGAGCCGCTATACGGGCAATATCTAACACCGTTAAAAGTGGGTTGCTGATAGTTTCCGCGAGTAAGGCTTTCGTGTTTTCCTGCACGTAGGAACTTAATTCGTAGGTCTGTTCCGTGGGAACAAAGGTTACGGTAATACCTAATCTTTTTAATTCCTGCGCCAGTAAGGTGGCCGAGCCGCCGTAAATTTCTTCGGCACATAATACGTGGTCACCGGCCTGGCAAAAAGTTAAAATAGCCGTTAAAATAGCCGACATCCCC
This region includes:
- a CDS encoding trans-sulfuration enzyme family protein; translation: MSANEHAPIKPKITPIYQTSVFTFNDLNELEAYFDEPGQHYMYSRFGNPNSDELAAEVNKLEKGDGAVVTSSGMSAILTAILTFCQAGDHVLCAEEIYGGSATLLAQELKRLGITVTFVPTEQTYELSSYVQENTKALLAETISNPLLTVLDIARIAALCREFQLKLIMDNTFASPVITRPLELGADLVMHSVTKYLAGHSDVTAGVIVAKGEETAKRIRQIVMYYGLNLSPFDSWLAARGLKTLRLRIKQHSANALEIAQFLNQHPKVRRVYYPGLENHPQNELARQQGNGLFGGMLSFQISDEMEKVNAFMRALPHIPFAPSLAGVTTSISHPLKTSHRSFSPEQQEKLGITLGLIRLSVGIEEAQDLIQELDAALAAI